One Triticum dicoccoides isolate Atlit2015 ecotype Zavitan chromosome 4B, WEW_v2.0, whole genome shotgun sequence genomic window carries:
- the LOC119294042 gene encoding LOB domain-containing protein 29-like — protein MAGAGVTTTGSPCGACKFLRRRCAAECVFAPYFCAEDGASQFAAIHKVFGASNAAKLLQQVAPGDRSEAAATVTYEAQARLRDPVYGCVAHIFALQQQVVALQAQVAHARTQAQLGAATAMHPLLQQQLQQQAWQVAAAAEQHDHQSMTSTQSSSGCYSGAHQRSDGSSLHGAEMYCGYGEQEEGSY, from the coding sequence ATGGCCGGCGCGGGCGTGACGACGACGGGGTCGCCGTGCGGGGCGTGCAAGTTCCTGCGGCGCCGGTGCGCGGCGGAGTGCGTGTTCGCGCCCTACTTCTGCGCGGAGGACGGCGCGTCGCAGTTCGCGGCCATCCACAAGGTGTTCGGCGCCAGCAACGCGGCCAAGCTGCTGCAGCAGGTGGCGCCGGGGGACCGGAGCGAGGCCGCCGCCACGGTGACCTACGAGGCGCAGGCCAGGCTGCGCGACCCCGTCTACGGCTGCGTTGCCCACATCTTCGCGCTGCAGCAGCAGGTGGTGGCGCTGCAGGCGCAGGTGGCGCACGCCAGGACGCAGGCGCAgctgggggcggcgacggcgatgcaCCCGCTGCtccagcagcagctgcagcagcaggCGTGGCAGGTGGCGGCCGCCGCGGAGCAGCACGACCACCAGTCCATGACGTCCACGCAGAGCAGCTCCGGCTGCTACAGCGGCGCCCACCAGCGCTCCGACGGGTCCTCGCTGCACGGCGCCGAGATGTACTGCGGCTACGGCGAGCAGGAGGAAGGCAGTTACTGA
- the LOC119294044 gene encoding LOB domain-containing protein CRL1-like yields the protein MSMTGLGSPCGACKFLRRKCARGCVFAPYFCHEQGAAHFAAIHKVFGASNVSKLLAHLPISDRAEAAVTVSYEAQARLRDPVYGCVAHIFALQQQVMTLQAQLASLKAHAPPAPQGVQHQNDVKGYVGGGAADQYAHGGYQWPNGNGVGAAAAQQQCAYGGNGGAAAGHDSISALLAGSAASDYMMYHALEQSASDDDGHAAAAGFEAADQSSFGTEESGWRSSSGYQDCEDLQSVAYAYLNRS from the coding sequence ATGAGCATGACGGGACTGGGGTCGCCGTGCGGTGCGTGCAAGTTTTTGAGGCGCAAGTGCGCGCGCGGGTGCGTCTTCGCGCCCTACTTCTGCCACGAGCAGGGCGCGGCGCACTTCGCCGCCATCCACAAGGTGTTCGGCGCCAGCAACGTCTCCAAGCTCCTGGCGCACCTGCCCATCTCCGACCGCGCCGAGGCCGCCGTCACCGTCTCCTACGAGGCGCAGGCCCGCCTCCGCGACCCCGTCTACGGCTGCGTGGCACACATCTTCGCACTCCAGCAGCAGGTCATGACCCTGCAGGCGCAGCTCGCCTCGCTCAAGGCGCACGCCCCGCCGGCGCCGCAAGGGGTGCAGCACCAGAACGACGTCAAGGGCTACGTGGGAGGCGGCGCGGCGGATCAGTACGCGCACGGCGGCTACCAATGGCCCAACGGCAACGGCGTGGGCGCGGCGGCCGCACAGCAGCAGTGCgcgtacggcggcaatggcggcgcAGCGGCCGGGCACGACTCCATCAGCGCGCTGCTGGCCGGGTCGGCGGCATCGGACTACATGATGTACCACGCGCTCGAGCAGTCGGCGTCCGACGACGACGGGCATGCCGCGGCGGCGGGCTTCGAGGCAGCGGACCAGTCGTCGTTCGGGACGGAGGAGAGCGGGTGGAGGTCGTCGTCGGGGTACCAAGACTGCGAGGACCTGCAGAGCGTGGCCTATGCGTACCTTAATCGCTCGTAA